A stretch of DNA from Maridesulfovibrio sp.:
CAAGGCTATAGCCATAATAAAAAAAAGCTGCCATGCCGACAAAGGGCACAGCAGCGTTTTTGCTTTTGTATAAAAGGCTGAATCTACTCGGCCCGGAAGACTCCGGATTTACCGCCTTCCTTGTACACAAGCCTGCAGTCGGAAATAATCACATCCTTCTGAACAGCCTTGCACATATCATAAATGGTTGCTGCTGCGATCTGAACCGCAATCAGCGCTTCCATTTCCACCCCGGTCTTGCCGGTGGTACGGGCCTCGGCCTCGACTTCAATGGTCAGGTTCTTTTCGTCAACAGCAAAACGCACGTCGACATAACTCAGTGCCAGTGGATGACACAAAGGAATGAGGCGATGAGTTTCCTTTGCTCCCATGATACCTGCAAGCTTGGCTGCGGCAAAAGCATCACCTTTGGGCAGAGCCTGCTTCTGCAGCATTGAAAACGTCTTCTCATTGAGAATGACCTTGCCTCTTGCAATAGCCTTACGGACTGTATCCATCTTGCCGGACACATCAACCATAACGGCATTGCCGTCGGCATCAATGTGGGAGAACTCACTCATCTTACTCACCCATGACCTTGTCTTTGGCTTTCTTGAAAAACTTTTTCACCTTTTTGATCGGCTTCTCCTCATCAAGGGCCTCGAATTCGCGGAGAAGCTCTTCCTGCCTGCTGCTCAGACCTGTCGGTGTCGTAACCTTGACTTCAACAAGGAGATCTCCCTTGTGATTGCTGCCAAGGTACGGCATGCCCAGCCCCCGGAGCTGAAAGACCTCTCCGGACTGTGTGCCTTTGGGGATATCCATTTCCACAGGCTCATCAAGCGTGGGAATTTCGATTTTATGTCCCAGAGCGGCCTGTACGAAAGTTATTTCGGTGGAAAGGATAAGATCCTGACCCTGCCGCCTGAAGACCTTGTCCGGCTCGACAGTAATCACGACATACAGATCGCCGTGAGGTCCGCCGTTGATCCCGGCTTCACCTTCTCCGCGCAACCTCAGTCTGGAACCGTTGTCCACTCCGGCGGGTATGCGGACATTGAGATTCTTCTGCTTGCGTACATATCCGGAACCGCGACATTCACGACACGGATCGGTATTGACCCTTCCCTTGCCGTTACAGGTCGGACAGGGAACGGAAATACGAAAAAATCCCTGAGTCTGCTCGATTGACCCCCGGCCTCCGCAACGGGAACAGGTTTCCGGAGTTGAGCCGGGAGCAGCCCCGCTTCCTCCGCATGCGTCGCATGTATCTGTCACCGGGATGTCGAGCTCAACTTCGGCTCCCTTGGCCGCATCACGGAAAGAAACGGTCAGGTTGTATCGAAGGTCGGAACCGGCCTGCATGCGGTTGGCACTGCGGGCAGAGCCGAAACCGAAAATATCCCCGAAAATATCCCCGAAAGCACCGAAAATATCCTCTGAGGACTGAAAACCGCCGAAACCGCCGCCGTTCATACCCTCATGGCCGAACCTGTCGTACCGGCTCCTTTTTTCAGGGTCGCGCAGAACTTCATATGCTTCCGCAGCTTCCTTGAATTTGGATTCCGCTTCTTCGTCACCGGGGTTGCGGTCGGGATGGAATTCAAAAGCCTTCTTGCGGTAGGCTCTTTTGATTTCCCCTTCCTGAGCGTCTCTTGAAACTTCTAATACTTCGTAATAACAACGTTTTGACATGACTTATTCAGCGCCGGGCTTTTTACCGGTAGCCGTGTGGTAATCCTCCGGGAGAACCTTGCCTGCGGCAACTTCCCTGAGAGCGGTTACGATTTCTTTGTTTTTGGATTCAATAAGCGGGCTGTATCCTTCGCGGTACTGCTTCACTCTTTTAATGGCCATCTGGACGATAAGGAATCTGTTACCTACTTCAGCCAGACAATCTTCAACCGTGATTCTTGCCATGTTATCTCCAACACGATGTTTAGACCGGATCGCCGGTTATTTTCTGAGAGGAATCTGACCCTGCAGGTCTTCAAGCAGTTTATCGGATACAGGATAGTAACCGCTGCCGTCGCCAAGCGAGAGCCAGCATTGGCCGGTAGGGAGCTCCGGATCGGAGAAAAAGTCTACAGTTACAAGACTGCGCCCGTCCTCGTTCATCAGTTCAAGCTCCATGACCTTTTCAGCACTGGCCGAAAGGGTCTCCGCCGGTTCCGCCTCGAATTTTAATTCATTAAGTCGCCATAATGACATGTCAATGCCCAACAGCGGCTTTTTATCCTCGAAATTTACCCAGGTCTTGCCGTTTTTCATCCCCGTAAAGGTCTGATTGCCCTGCAGGACCCGCATGGAACCTACTTTCCCGGTTTCAATGGAAAGCACAGTGCGCTGGCGCATCTGAAAAGCTTTTTTATCGAGCTGCTCAAAATGTTCTTTGCTCAGCACGAAATTTCCCTTGCGAACAGTGGAATTGGCCAGAAAAAAATCCACAGTGCCGGAAAGCTCACATATCTCGACTTTCTCTGTTCTCTTGTCGGAAAAACCGACTTCGATATTTAGAACCTGCGATCCACGTTCCTTTACGCCGTCCGGAACAATCCCTTTTGCCGGGGTTTCCAGCAGGGAATGCAGAAGCAGGTTCACATCCCCGCTGCTGGCGATCTTCCCATTCAGTGACGCAGGAAAAGAAAAAACAAAATTTCCGTCAACT
This window harbors:
- the dnaJ gene encoding molecular chaperone DnaJ, whose amino-acid sequence is MSKRCYYEVLEVSRDAQEGEIKRAYRKKAFEFHPDRNPGDEEAESKFKEAAEAYEVLRDPEKRSRYDRFGHEGMNGGGFGGFQSSEDIFGAFGDIFGDIFGFGSARSANRMQAGSDLRYNLTVSFRDAAKGAEVELDIPVTDTCDACGGSGAAPGSTPETCSRCGGRGSIEQTQGFFRISVPCPTCNGKGRVNTDPCRECRGSGYVRKQKNLNVRIPAGVDNGSRLRLRGEGEAGINGGPHGDLYVVITVEPDKVFRRQGQDLILSTEITFVQAALGHKIEIPTLDEPVEMDIPKGTQSGEVFQLRGLGMPYLGSNHKGDLLVEVKVTTPTGLSSRQEELLREFEALDEEKPIKKVKKFFKKAKDKVMGE
- the rpoZ gene encoding DNA-directed RNA polymerase subunit omega gives rise to the protein MARITVEDCLAEVGNRFLIVQMAIKRVKQYREGYSPLIESKNKEIVTALREVAAGKVLPEDYHTATGKKPGAE
- a CDS encoding DUF4340 domain-containing protein, giving the protein MLKRFFIFLALVSILCGAFFLNSPDKQVEQAEPVWPVVDTSRVDRVDVCLPQKDCFSLVRRADGWDVAQHGWNISPEADPDRVRALLEALGQAKALRYLGRMAEGHEAEYGLDFPAVRIATGGGQELAVAVGAENPSGEGRFASNSREKGDLFLIPGSFVRQCEFPAEHYYNLLLLSGKPENITSISLDGGSFLWTLNRVDGNFVFSFPASLNGKIASSGDVNLLLHSLLETPAKGIVPDGVKERGSQVLNIEVGFSDKRTEKVEICELSGTVDFFLANSTVRKGNFVLSKEHFEQLDKKAFQMRQRTVLSIETGKVGSMRVLQGNQTFTGMKNGKTWVNFEDKKPLLGIDMSLWRLNELKFEAEPAETLSASAEKVMELELMNEDGRSLVTVDFFSDPELPTGQCWLSLGDGSGYYPVSDKLLEDLQGQIPLRK
- the moaC gene encoding cyclic pyranopterin monophosphate synthase MoaC translates to MSEFSHIDADGNAVMVDVSGKMDTVRKAIARGKVILNEKTFSMLQKQALPKGDAFAAAKLAGIMGAKETHRLIPLCHPLALSYVDVRFAVDEKNLTIEVEAEARTTGKTGVEMEALIAVQIAAATIYDMCKAVQKDVIISDCRLVYKEGGKSGVFRAE